In the Insulibacter thermoxylanivorax genome, one interval contains:
- a CDS encoding ABC transporter permease, with product MELQQVRRNSFWKTALQQRWLYLMSVPFIIYVFIFNYLPLWGWTYAFQNYKPHLGFFEQEWVGFEHFIRLFSDEKFYQVLRNTLAMSFLGLIAGFTIPIIFALLLNEVRFSFFKRFVQTVSYLPHFVSWVVVASLVTTMMSIDGGVINELLMTLGIIDAPINFMGKGEWFWYILTAVDQWKEMGWNAIIYLAAMAGIDQELYEAARVDGAGRFRMMWHITLPGIRTTIVVLLIMAIGHLTTIGFEKQFLLGNNLTKEYSDVLDLYALNYGINMGRYSFGTAIGVFNSVVSITLLLVANGIMKRTTKESIM from the coding sequence TTGGAACTGCAGCAAGTGCGTAGAAACAGTTTCTGGAAGACAGCTCTCCAACAGCGTTGGCTGTACCTGATGTCCGTTCCATTTATTATCTATGTTTTTATCTTCAATTACTTACCGCTGTGGGGATGGACATATGCATTCCAAAACTACAAACCTCACCTGGGCTTCTTCGAACAGGAATGGGTTGGGTTCGAACACTTCATCCGTCTTTTCTCCGATGAGAAGTTCTATCAAGTACTTAGAAACACGCTTGCGATGAGTTTCCTCGGACTGATCGCGGGCTTCACGATACCGATTATTTTCGCATTATTGCTGAACGAGGTGCGGTTCTCATTCTTCAAACGCTTCGTGCAAACCGTATCCTACCTGCCCCACTTCGTATCGTGGGTCGTCGTCGCCAGCTTGGTGACCACGATGATGTCGATCGACGGTGGCGTGATCAACGAGCTGTTGATGACGCTGGGAATCATCGATGCCCCGATTAACTTCATGGGCAAGGGAGAATGGTTCTGGTATATCTTGACAGCAGTCGACCAATGGAAAGAGATGGGTTGGAACGCCATTATCTACTTGGCAGCGATGGCCGGCATCGACCAAGAGCTGTACGAAGCAGCAAGAGTCGATGGCGCGGGGCGTTTTCGCATGATGTGGCATATTACCCTGCCGGGTATTCGTACGACCATCGTTGTTCTCTTAATCATGGCAATCGGTCATTTGACCACGATTGGTTTTGAGAAACAGTTCCTCTTAGGGAATAACCTGACCAAAGAATATTCCGACGTCTTGGATCTGTACGCTCTGAACTACGGGATCAATATGGGCCGCTACTCATTCGGTACCGCGATCGGCGTCTTTAACTCCGTCGTGAGCATCACTCTGCTGTTGGTCGCCAACGGTATCATGAAACGAACGACGAAGGAAAGCATCATGTGA
- a CDS encoding glycoside hydrolase family 3 protein, producing MSSQKQTYEYPFQNPDLPLETRVNDLVSRLTRDEKINLMCQYQDEVSRLGIPKYKHGTEAAHGVAWLGEATTFPQPIGLACTWDKDLLHRIGEVIGTEARGFYRKDPAVNGLTIWTPTVDMERDPRWGRTEEAYGEDPQLAGQLAASLVRGMQGDHPFYLRTAATLKHFIGNNNEIKRGECSVSIDPRNMHEYYLKAFEIPFVEGGAQSMMTAYNAVNGVPANLNPDVIGIVKQQWGMNGFVVSDAGDVLGTVDEHQYYETYKEAVAHTIKSGIDSITDDHEKSKQAIRDALEEGLLTENDLDIALRNTFRVRFRLGEFDPEDRNPYAQIQESVILAPEHAEVSYEAACKNAVLLKNSSNLLPLKADKLKKVAVVGPLAGVVYRDWYSGTLPYAVTINSAVAEKMNNNVLYHNGCDVVKLKHVASGRYVRLDEEGKLLVDAASPEQAAELEVTDWGWRSHTMRALQNGKYVTTDDKHLSATADEIYGWFTKEVLILDKDEENNQLKINTWNEHAVRLDEDARVAETQESGFEQADLFEQEILVDGLAEAVEAARSSDAAIVVVGNHPLINGKETMDRPDITLPESQLRLIQEVHKVNSNTVVVIVGSYPFAINWVDEHVPAILYTSHAGQELGNAVADVLFGDYNPAGRLNFTWYRSVDQLPDFMDYDIIKGKRTYQYFDGDVLYPFGHGLSYSEFTYSNLRIEQDRIPADSTVTIHVDVTNNSDVAGDEVVQLYVRADQSRVVRPLKQLLGFERVSIEARETVTVSFTLKAGDLAIWDVTREKYVVENGTYTLMIGASSSDIRLTDKIRIDGETIPPRDLTKVTYAFNYDDYEGVYLDECKEGRSCISGIDTGDWISFHDVDFGEGVASFEVRAASVEGGTIEIRLGDPEGTLIGECPVSATGEEQKWHTFTCSVTGAAGSSHKVYLTFKGNMNLSWFRFIR from the coding sequence ATGTCAAGCCAAAAGCAAACCTATGAATATCCGTTTCAGAATCCGGACCTCCCCCTGGAAACAAGAGTAAACGACCTGGTGTCACGGTTGACGCGCGATGAGAAAATCAATCTGATGTGCCAATACCAAGATGAAGTCAGCCGCCTGGGCATTCCCAAATATAAACATGGTACCGAAGCAGCCCATGGTGTCGCTTGGCTGGGCGAAGCGACCACCTTCCCGCAGCCGATCGGCCTTGCCTGCACTTGGGACAAGGACCTGCTTCATCGCATCGGTGAAGTCATCGGTACGGAGGCGCGCGGTTTCTATCGCAAAGACCCCGCGGTCAATGGACTGACCATCTGGACACCGACGGTGGATATGGAACGCGATCCGCGCTGGGGACGTACAGAGGAAGCGTACGGTGAGGATCCGCAGCTCGCTGGACAACTGGCAGCCTCCCTCGTCCGCGGCATGCAGGGCGACCACCCCTTCTACCTGCGTACGGCAGCTACGCTGAAGCATTTTATCGGCAATAACAATGAAATCAAACGCGGCGAGTGCTCGGTCAGCATCGATCCGCGCAATATGCATGAGTACTACCTAAAAGCCTTCGAAATCCCCTTCGTAGAGGGCGGCGCTCAATCGATGATGACCGCTTATAACGCGGTGAACGGCGTCCCTGCGAACCTGAACCCTGACGTGATCGGGATCGTCAAGCAGCAATGGGGCATGAACGGCTTCGTCGTCAGCGACGCCGGCGATGTGCTGGGAACGGTCGATGAACATCAGTACTATGAAACTTACAAAGAAGCTGTCGCCCATACGATCAAGAGCGGCATCGACAGCATCACCGATGATCATGAGAAATCCAAACAAGCGATCCGCGACGCACTGGAGGAAGGACTGCTCACGGAAAACGATCTCGACATCGCGCTGCGCAACACCTTCCGTGTACGCTTCCGCTTGGGCGAATTCGATCCGGAGGACCGCAATCCATATGCACAGATTCAAGAGTCCGTGATCCTTGCTCCGGAACATGCGGAAGTCTCCTATGAAGCAGCATGCAAGAACGCCGTGCTGCTGAAGAACAGTTCGAACCTGCTGCCGCTGAAGGCGGATAAGCTGAAGAAGGTGGCCGTCGTCGGACCGCTGGCAGGCGTCGTCTACCGCGACTGGTACAGCGGCACCCTGCCGTATGCCGTTACGATTAACAGCGCTGTCGCGGAGAAGATGAACAATAACGTGCTTTATCACAACGGCTGTGACGTCGTGAAGCTGAAGCATGTGGCAAGCGGACGCTATGTACGCTTGGATGAAGAGGGCAAGCTGCTCGTCGATGCGGCATCTCCAGAACAGGCAGCGGAGCTGGAAGTCACCGATTGGGGCTGGAGAAGCCATACGATGCGCGCTCTGCAGAACGGCAAGTATGTCACCACCGATGACAAGCATCTGTCAGCAACAGCGGATGAGATCTACGGCTGGTTCACCAAGGAAGTCCTGATCTTGGACAAGGATGAGGAGAACAATCAACTGAAGATCAACACATGGAACGAGCATGCTGTAAGGCTGGACGAGGACGCCCGCGTTGCAGAAACCCAGGAATCCGGTTTCGAGCAGGCAGATCTCTTCGAACAGGAGATCCTTGTCGATGGTCTGGCTGAAGCTGTGGAAGCTGCCCGCTCTTCGGACGCAGCCATCGTCGTTGTCGGCAACCATCCGCTGATCAACGGCAAGGAGACCATGGATCGTCCGGATATCACGCTGCCTGAATCCCAATTGCGCTTGATTCAAGAAGTGCACAAAGTGAACTCGAACACCGTGGTCGTGATCGTCGGCAGCTATCCTTTCGCGATTAACTGGGTGGACGAGCATGTCCCAGCGATCTTGTATACTTCCCATGCAGGACAAGAACTGGGCAATGCCGTCGCCGATGTGCTGTTCGGGGATTACAACCCGGCAGGCCGCCTGAACTTCACTTGGTACCGCTCCGTCGATCAACTGCCTGACTTTATGGACTATGACATCATCAAGGGCAAGCGGACTTACCAATACTTCGACGGCGACGTTCTCTACCCGTTCGGCCACGGCCTGAGCTATTCGGAGTTCACCTACAGCAATCTCCGCATCGAACAGGATCGCATCCCGGCGGACAGCACCGTAACGATCCATGTCGATGTAACGAATAACAGCGATGTTGCAGGCGATGAGGTTGTGCAGCTCTATGTCCGCGCAGATCAGTCCCGCGTCGTTCGGCCGCTGAAACAGCTCCTCGGTTTCGAACGGGTATCGATTGAAGCGCGCGAGACGGTGACCGTCAGCTTCACGCTGAAAGCAGGCGATCTTGCCATCTGGGATGTTACTCGTGAGAAATATGTGGTTGAGAACGGTACCTATACTCTGATGATCGGCGCATCCAGCAGCGATATCCGTCTGACGGACAAGATTCGCATCGATGGAGAGACGATCCCGCCGCGCGATCTGACGAAGGTAACCTATGCCTTCAACTATGACGATTACGAAGGCGTATACCTCGATGAATGCAAGGAAGGCAGAAGCTGCATCAGCGGCATCGACACGGGGGATTGGATCAGCTTCCACGATGTTGATTTCGGCGAGGGCGTCGCATCCTTCGAAGTGCGTGCAGCAAGCGTCGAGGGGGGCACCATCGAGATTCGTCTCGGCGATCCGGAGGGCACCCTTATCGGCGAATGCCCTGTGTCTGCAACAGGCGAAGAGCAGAAGTGGCATACCTTCACCTGCAGCGTGACCGGCGCTGCCGGAAGCAGCCATAAGGTTTACTTGACATTCAAGGGCAATATGAATCTAAGCTGGTTCCGTTTCATCCGTTAA
- a CDS encoding DUF4129 domain-containing protein: MKLVYQVILRPVLAWLLETLLAMPVLLFVHLYVIPDRMFWIWIISFALFYVLGCLLRRIWSRQPLSLRHLLFMFISALYAWAVFGLSAAAAISLPAVWLALVRGGLYAAAPIQFVLTNTYYVVSIMLYFALSVVIRFSVEMAPIASLTSWFAMFALAVSLFMMNQYALNRESLQEEQQRVVTRSILWKNRLLIILFAGFILLVAGFKQLAEGLQALWNMILRIVVWFLSLGIGGEPAQQPPMNPNLQEMLPMEEQEPALFWVILEQIAMSIALVLAVVIGLFMLYKIGEALISGLRYLYQWFKGRLFTDELEQAAALDYEDEVTRLVEWNDLRKQLGERLRTFFEREPRIRWISLSNNQERIRCLYRESVIRAIQDGYRFRPSLTPRELQDDANRWRQGQGWITKELVLLYEQARYGGEEPSDQEIEQLRSRLQERKP; this comes from the coding sequence ATGAAGCTGGTTTATCAAGTTATCTTGCGCCCTGTCCTGGCATGGCTGCTAGAGACGCTGCTGGCGATGCCCGTTCTGCTGTTCGTCCATCTCTATGTGATCCCCGATCGAATGTTCTGGATCTGGATCATCAGCTTCGCATTATTCTATGTCCTCGGCTGTTTGCTGCGCAGGATCTGGTCGCGTCAGCCGCTCAGCTTGCGCCATCTGCTGTTCATGTTCATCTCCGCTTTGTACGCCTGGGCGGTGTTCGGACTGTCGGCGGCAGCGGCGATCAGTCTGCCCGCCGTCTGGCTTGCGCTGGTGAGAGGCGGTCTCTATGCGGCGGCGCCGATCCAGTTTGTCCTGACGAATACGTATTACGTCGTCAGCATTATGCTGTATTTTGCTCTGTCCGTCGTCATTCGATTCTCTGTCGAGATGGCGCCGATCGCCTCTTTAACCAGTTGGTTCGCGATGTTCGCTCTGGCGGTTTCGCTGTTTATGATGAATCAATATGCCTTGAATCGCGAATCCTTGCAAGAGGAACAGCAGCGAGTTGTAACCCGATCGATCCTGTGGAAAAACCGCCTGCTCATCATCCTGTTCGCCGGCTTCATCCTGCTGGTCGCAGGTTTTAAGCAGCTAGCTGAAGGGCTGCAGGCATTGTGGAATATGATCCTACGTATCGTCGTCTGGTTCCTGTCCTTGGGCATCGGCGGAGAACCTGCACAGCAGCCGCCGATGAATCCTAACCTGCAAGAGATGCTGCCTATGGAAGAGCAGGAACCTGCGCTGTTCTGGGTCATCCTTGAGCAGATCGCGATGTCCATCGCACTTGTCCTCGCTGTTGTCATCGGTTTGTTCATGCTGTATAAGATCGGAGAAGCTTTGATCAGCGGACTAAGGTATTTGTATCAGTGGTTCAAGGGACGTCTGTTTACCGATGAACTGGAACAAGCGGCAGCACTTGATTATGAGGATGAAGTGACACGGCTGGTCGAATGGAACGACCTCCGCAAGCAGTTGGGGGAACGCTTGCGGACCTTCTTTGAGAGGGAGCCGCGGATCAGATGGATCAGCTTGTCAAATAATCAGGAGCGAATCCGCTGCCTTTATCGCGAATCCGTTATACGTGCCATCCAAGACGGTTATCGCTTCCGGCCGTCGCTTACGCCAAGAGAATTGCAGGATGATGCGAATCGCTGGCGGCAAGGACAGGGTTGGATTACTAAGGAGCTTGTGCTGCTCTATGAACAAGCTCGCTATGGCGGGGAGGAACCCAGTGACCAAGAGATCGAACAACTTCGGAGCAGACTCCAGGAACGTAAGCCATAA
- a CDS encoding helix-turn-helix domain-containing protein, protein MDLVWKQYQVLLLLIQFDSEHQVDVLSKARQTLEEWAEENEWGVVFMRDLQIGLLLRGNYPSITQLARLYEEISNVWKDQNFKFYAAIGRTVYRFVDIHRSYEDAFELLKRKFFAQTRCILSRETAPELVDMIEGETLEEAFDIDIYAEKLYYAIDVASKESIHNLLGQLLLEMMRFDLSEHDVKTACMQMIHSIMNRLVQQHEDLRTEHQEAACWIVNLYHYDSIHQLFAAIEERLLEIAGRLDAMGSDTLVKRMIDLIHRNYHENLKLESLAEVFNYNSAYLGKMFKNQTGEYFNTYLDKVRIEKAKQLLEEGLRVYQVAERVGYTNVDYFHSKFKRYTGTAPSAYRQNKQKSSNQ, encoded by the coding sequence TTGGACTTAGTATGGAAACAGTATCAAGTACTGCTCCTCCTCATCCAATTCGACAGCGAACATCAGGTCGACGTATTGAGCAAGGCAAGACAAACCCTTGAAGAATGGGCGGAAGAGAACGAATGGGGCGTTGTCTTCATGCGCGACCTGCAGATCGGCCTCCTGCTCCGCGGCAACTATCCCTCCATCACACAGCTGGCTAGACTCTACGAAGAGATCTCCAATGTATGGAAGGACCAAAACTTTAAATTCTACGCAGCCATCGGTCGGACCGTGTATCGTTTCGTTGATATTCACCGTTCCTATGAGGATGCTTTTGAGCTTCTTAAGCGTAAGTTCTTCGCACAGACGAGATGCATCCTGAGCAGGGAAACAGCGCCGGAACTTGTGGATATGATCGAAGGCGAAACGCTGGAAGAGGCATTCGATATCGATATCTATGCGGAGAAGCTGTATTATGCGATTGATGTTGCCAGCAAGGAGAGCATCCATAATCTCTTAGGCCAATTGCTGCTTGAGATGATGCGCTTCGATCTGTCAGAGCACGACGTGAAGACGGCATGCATGCAGATGATTCATTCCATCATGAATCGGCTGGTACAGCAGCATGAAGACCTGCGGACGGAACACCAAGAAGCAGCGTGCTGGATCGTTAACTTGTATCATTACGACTCGATCCATCAGCTGTTCGCGGCGATCGAAGAGCGGCTCCTCGAGATCGCGGGCCGCCTCGATGCGATGGGCAGCGATACGCTGGTGAAGCGGATGATCGATCTCATCCACCGCAATTATCACGAGAACCTTAAGCTGGAGTCCCTGGCTGAAGTCTTCAATTATAACAGCGCATATCTCGGCAAGATGTTCAAGAACCAAACCGGGGAATACTTCAACACATATTTGGATAAGGTGCGCATCGAGAAGGCAAAACAGCTGCTCGAAGAAGGGTTGAGGGTCTACCAAGTGGCCGAACGTGTCGGTTACACGAACGTGGATTATTTCCACAGCAAATTCAAAAGATATACGGGAACCGCACCTTCCGCCTACCGGCAGAACAAACAGAAGTCATCCAACCAATGA
- a CDS encoding response regulator, whose translation MYKVLIVDDEPLIREGLSTLIDWEDYGFQVVYAAKDGLDALEQYDRMRPDLLIVDIRMPGMDGLQLIETIRSKNWTPKLLILSGYADFDYAKKAIKCKVEGYILKPVDEDELIDYLVEIKKDLDRERELARQSGHSSQRQREALIQSVLTGGGEFTGSLSSRA comes from the coding sequence ATGTACAAAGTGCTGATCGTAGATGACGAACCATTGATCCGGGAGGGTCTGAGCACATTGATCGATTGGGAGGATTACGGCTTCCAAGTGGTCTATGCAGCGAAGGACGGCTTGGATGCTCTTGAACAATATGATCGCATGCGCCCGGATCTCCTTATCGTCGATATACGTATGCCCGGCATGGACGGACTGCAGCTCATCGAGACGATCCGCAGTAAGAACTGGACTCCCAAACTCCTGATCTTGAGCGGTTATGCAGACTTCGACTATGCCAAAAAAGCAATCAAATGCAAGGTCGAAGGCTACATCCTGAAGCCTGTCGATGAGGACGAGCTCATCGATTATCTCGTCGAGATTAAGAAGGACCTTGATCGTGAACGTGAATTAGCCCGGCAATCGGGGCATTCATCACAAAGGCAGCGCGAAGCCCTGATCCAGTCCGTGCTGACCGGCGGCGGTGAATTCACAGGGAGTCTATCATCACGTGCCTAA
- a CDS encoding AAA family ATPase, producing MTYEHIRSLAERIRTNVNQVIIGKEEIIDLLFIALITSGHVLLEDVPGTGKTMLAKAMARSLDCSFKRVQFTPDLLPSDLSGIHYYDQKSSEFVFRAGPLFTNILLADEINRATPRTQSSLLECMEERQVSIDGETHRLARPFLVIATQNPIESQGTFPLPEAQLDRFLFKVRMGYPTQEEGLAILRRFKESNPLEELQPVANAEQIIEAQETYAKVSVHDDVLRYLLTIVERTRSHDDVMIGVSPRGSQALLRASQVHAILRGRDYVTPDDIKAMAKPVLAHRLVLRSALRYEGQDSGGRLIDAILQETTVPSEEHLLKDSQG from the coding sequence ATGACCTATGAGCACATCCGCTCGCTCGCCGAACGCATCCGCACCAATGTCAATCAAGTAATCATCGGCAAAGAGGAAATCATCGATCTGTTATTCATCGCCTTGATCACCTCGGGGCATGTGCTATTGGAGGACGTTCCCGGCACAGGCAAGACGATGCTCGCCAAAGCGATGGCGCGTTCCTTGGACTGCAGTTTCAAACGGGTGCAGTTTACGCCGGATCTTCTGCCAAGCGACCTGAGCGGCATTCATTATTATGACCAAAAGTCTTCAGAATTTGTCTTTCGCGCAGGACCGCTGTTTACCAACATCCTGCTCGCGGATGAGATCAACCGCGCAACGCCGCGCACCCAGTCCAGCCTGCTTGAATGCATGGAGGAGAGACAGGTGAGCATCGACGGCGAGACGCATCGCTTAGCGCGGCCGTTCCTGGTGATCGCCACACAGAATCCAATCGAAAGTCAGGGCACCTTTCCGCTGCCGGAAGCGCAGCTCGATCGTTTCCTGTTCAAAGTGAGGATGGGATATCCGACTCAGGAAGAAGGACTGGCGATCCTCCGCCGTTTCAAGGAGTCCAATCCGCTGGAAGAATTGCAACCGGTTGCAAACGCAGAACAGATCATCGAGGCGCAGGAGACCTATGCCAAGGTATCCGTGCATGATGATGTGCTTCGATATCTGCTTACGATCGTGGAGCGGACCCGCTCGCACGACGATGTGATGATCGGCGTCAGCCCGAGAGGAAGTCAAGCCTTGCTTCGCGCTTCTCAAGTCCATGCGATCCTTCGCGGACGCGATTATGTCACGCCGGATGATATCAAAGCGATGGCTAAGCCGGTGCTGGCGCACAGACTGGTGCTGCGAAGCGCACTGCGATATGAGGGGCAGGACAGCGGCGGTCGCTTGATCGATGCGATCCTGCAGGAGACAACAGTACCTTCGGAAGAACATCTGCTCAAGGATTCGCAGGGATGA
- a CDS encoding DUF58 domain-containing protein has translation MNITWLIFIVVVLIIAQGLFFRKTGLWKLGYQRYFQVTTCYEGDQVEMVERISNRKAIPVPWVRLESSLSANLKFARQQGHMIREGELFQNHRSFFSLMPYTQVIRRHKLTCARRGVYPLDSATLTVGDLFGIFTNYRRLSLKEQLIVYPKPLLPGREELPSHSWQGDVTVRRWIVSDPFMLAGVREYQYGDPQRDINWKATARSGKLQVNQHDFTADRRLMVLLNVQDHEKMWNQVSDVEMIERGISYAAGMIREAIHAGMEAGFASNGYAANGEKEPIRIAAAGGKGHYEYILDRMARMEIARSVPFDVLLEQEIRAASSNLDIVLITAYMNDKFYQLKEKLERAGNSVTVLSLAPSVRKVAANREDNDLRGGEHEDIGPKQDDAQISRAEVIL, from the coding sequence ATGAACATCACGTGGCTGATCTTCATCGTGGTTGTCTTAATCATCGCACAAGGTTTGTTCTTCCGTAAGACAGGGCTCTGGAAGCTCGGTTACCAGCGGTATTTCCAAGTCACAACCTGTTATGAGGGCGATCAAGTGGAAATGGTGGAGCGCATCTCGAATCGCAAGGCCATACCTGTCCCTTGGGTGCGGTTGGAATCCTCCCTCAGCGCGAATCTGAAGTTCGCCCGGCAGCAAGGCCATATGATCCGAGAAGGGGAACTGTTCCAGAACCATCGCAGTTTCTTCAGCTTGATGCCCTATACACAGGTCATCCGCCGTCATAAGCTCACATGCGCGCGAAGAGGTGTCTATCCCCTTGACTCCGCTACACTCACCGTGGGAGATCTGTTCGGCATCTTCACGAACTATCGAAGACTTAGCTTGAAGGAGCAGCTCATCGTCTATCCGAAGCCGCTGCTGCCGGGACGGGAGGAACTTCCTTCCCACAGCTGGCAAGGGGATGTGACCGTGCGGCGCTGGATCGTCAGCGATCCCTTCATGCTCGCCGGTGTACGGGAATACCAATACGGCGATCCGCAGCGTGATATCAACTGGAAGGCCACGGCGAGAAGCGGCAAGCTGCAGGTGAATCAACACGACTTCACGGCAGACCGCCGATTGATGGTCTTGCTGAATGTTCAGGATCACGAGAAGATGTGGAATCAGGTTTCGGATGTCGAGATGATCGAGCGGGGAATCTCTTATGCCGCAGGCATGATTCGCGAAGCGATCCATGCCGGGATGGAAGCGGGATTTGCTTCCAACGGCTATGCTGCCAACGGGGAGAAGGAGCCGATTCGCATCGCGGCAGCCGGGGGTAAGGGGCATTATGAATACATTCTCGACCGGATGGCCCGCATGGAGATCGCACGGAGCGTCCCCTTTGACGTCCTGCTGGAACAGGAGATCCGTGCGGCGAGTTCGAACTTGGACATCGTGCTTATCACCGCTTATATGAATGATAAGTTCTATCAATTGAAAGAGAAGTTAGAACGGGCCGGCAACTCTGTCACGGTGTTAAGCCTTGCCCCATCGGTCCGCAAGGTGGCGGCCAATAGGGAAGACAACGATCTCCGCGGCGGGGAACATGAAGATATAGGTCCCAAGCAGGATGACGCACAGATCAGCAGAGCAGAGGTGATCCTATGA